From the Desulfomicrobium escambiense DSM 10707 genome, one window contains:
- a CDS encoding aspartate-semialdehyde dehydrogenase yields the protein MKKNPVVAVVGATGAVGREMLDTLLRRNFPHSEVRALASSRSAGTTVEFGSKKLTVQELTEDSFKGVDLALFSAGGSTSEKFAPCAAKAGCVVVDNSSAWRMDPAVPLVVPEVNPDDLSWHKGIIANPNCSTIQMVVVLKPLHDAARIKRVVVSTYQAVSGTGQKAINELESQVRQLFNGQDAECKVYPHRIAFNCLPQIDVFLDNEYTKEEMKMVLETKKILGDDSVRVTATTVRVPVFYGHSESVNIETEKKLTPMEARAILSQAPGVRVYDNPGEKIYPMPIVAAGEDDTFVGRIRTDESIDNGLNMFIVADNIRKGAALNAVQIAEVLLQRDLLRVP from the coding sequence ATGAAGAAGAATCCAGTAGTGGCCGTGGTGGGCGCGACAGGCGCCGTGGGCAGGGAGATGCTCGATACGCTCCTGCGCCGCAATTTTCCTCACTCCGAAGTGCGGGCCCTGGCCTCGTCTCGTTCCGCCGGCACCACCGTCGAGTTCGGCTCCAAAAAGCTGACGGTGCAGGAACTGACCGAAGATTCCTTCAAGGGTGTCGATCTGGCTCTTTTCTCCGCCGGCGGCTCCACCTCCGAGAAGTTCGCCCCTTGTGCGGCCAAGGCCGGCTGCGTTGTGGTGGACAACTCCAGCGCCTGGCGCATGGACCCGGCCGTGCCCTTGGTCGTGCCCGAGGTTAACCCCGATGACCTGTCCTGGCACAAGGGCATCATCGCCAACCCCAACTGCTCGACCATCCAGATGGTCGTGGTGCTGAAGCCCCTGCACGACGCCGCCCGCATCAAGCGCGTGGTCGTGTCCACATACCAGGCCGTGTCGGGTACGGGCCAGAAGGCCATCAACGAACTCGAAAGCCAGGTGCGTCAGCTTTTCAACGGCCAGGACGCCGAGTGCAAGGTCTACCCGCACCGCATCGCCTTCAACTGCCTGCCGCAGATCGACGTCTTCCTGGACAACGAGTACACCAAGGAAGAGATGAAGATGGTCCTCGAGACCAAGAAGATCCTGGGCGACGATTCCGTCCGGGTCACGGCCACCACGGTGCGCGTGCCGGTCTTCTACGGCCACAGCGAGAGTGTGAACATCGAGACCGAGAAGAAGCTCACGCCCATGGAGGCCCGGGCCATCCTGTCCCAGGCTCCGGGCGTGCGCGTCTACGACAACCCCGGCGAGAAGATCTACCCCATGCCCATCGTGGCCGCGGGCGAGGACGACACCTTCGTGGGGCGCATCCGCACGGACGAGAGCATCGACAACGGACTGAACATGTTCATCGTGGCCGATAACATCCGCAAGGGCGCGGCCCTGAACGCCGTGCAGATCGCCGAGGTGCTCCTCCAGCGCGACCTGCTGCGCGTGCCCTAG
- a CDS encoding aminotransferase class IV, whose translation MIEIGNEELYWERVRTLPRPGEENFLAFYDHRLGAVFTNPRLMLIPLDDHLVHRGDGVFEAMRFEDGAIYQLDEHVGRLMRSAAAIDLPCPVGPEVLAELVRQVCVVSAAAEGNVLVFLGRGPGGFTLDTRECPESSLYVVVKRFPRKSESFWEDGVSAVRTRIPAKQGWMSQIKSVNYLPNVLMKKDAIEQGADYPLCFDDEGFLAEGSTENAVLVDRDGVFVVPELRNALMGTTLKRAMNLAAGFVPVATRPVPEDELYGCREIILLGTSIDAVSVVRYNGRVVADGRPGPVSRRLRELLVADRKAHGQPLQG comes from the coding sequence ATGATCGAAATCGGAAACGAAGAGCTTTATTGGGAACGCGTTCGGACGCTGCCCCGTCCCGGCGAGGAGAATTTCCTGGCCTTCTACGATCACCGTCTGGGGGCGGTCTTCACCAACCCCAGGCTCATGCTCATCCCCCTGGACGACCATCTGGTCCACCGCGGCGACGGGGTCTTCGAGGCCATGCGCTTCGAGGATGGCGCCATCTACCAGCTGGACGAGCATGTGGGCCGTCTCATGCGCTCGGCGGCGGCCATCGACCTGCCCTGTCCCGTGGGCCCGGAGGTCCTGGCGGAACTGGTCCGTCAGGTCTGCGTCGTCAGCGCCGCGGCGGAGGGCAATGTCCTGGTCTTTCTGGGCAGGGGGCCCGGCGGGTTCACCCTGGACACCCGGGAATGCCCCGAGTCGAGCCTCTACGTCGTGGTCAAGCGCTTCCCGCGCAAGTCCGAGTCCTTCTGGGAGGACGGCGTCAGCGCCGTGCGCACGCGCATCCCGGCCAAGCAGGGCTGGATGTCCCAGATCAAGAGCGTCAACTACCTGCCCAACGTGCTCATGAAGAAGGACGCCATCGAGCAGGGCGCCGACTATCCCCTGTGCTTCGACGACGAGGGCTTCCTGGCCGAAGGTTCCACCGAGAACGCGGTGCTGGTCGACCGGGACGGGGTGTTCGTGGTGCCCGAACTGCGCAACGCCCTCATGGGCACGACCCTCAAGCGGGCCATGAACCTGGCGGCCGGTTTCGTGCCGGTGGCCACGCGGCCCGTGCCCGAGGACGAGTTGTACGGCTGCCGCGAGATCATCCTGCTGGGCACGAGCATCGACGCGGTCAGCGTGGTGCGCTACAACGGGCGGGTCGTCGCCGACGGCAGGCCCGGCCCCGTGAGCCGGCGCCTGCGCGAACTGCTGGTGGCCGACCGCAAGGCCCACGGCCAGCCCCTGCAGGGGTAA
- a CDS encoding glycosyltransferase family 4 protein, whose translation MTQRSICFFNTNRAWGGGEQWYFAHARLFAKRGWRVSAVTHSSSVLGDRLAAYPDISVLRVPVANLSFLNPLKVARIADFLRRNRVESVILALPSDLKCGGIAARLAGTNDIIFRRGLALPTKNTVFNRFLFRHVLTKLLCNSEHTRHMVLSENSALVSADRTFVVHNGLDLPQFDASSAEPLVPKLPQRVVIGSAGRLTAQKGHRYLLEAIAILRGRGLDCTLLLAGIGELEQELRQQTADLGLGDCVHFVGFVDEMKRFYSSIDIFALPSLWEGFGYVLTEAMSMCLPVVAFAVSNIPEVVVDRETGLLVPGGSVAAFADALEALVLDPDLRNRLGHAGRARVESHFTLAKTFEELEDVLSV comes from the coding sequence ATGACGCAGCGCTCCATATGTTTTTTCAACACGAATCGGGCTTGGGGTGGGGGAGAACAATGGTATTTCGCCCACGCCCGGCTGTTCGCCAAGCGGGGCTGGCGGGTGAGCGCAGTGACGCACTCTTCCTCCGTGCTCGGTGACAGGTTGGCAGCATACCCAGACATCTCCGTGCTGCGCGTGCCCGTGGCGAATCTGAGTTTTCTCAATCCGTTGAAAGTGGCTCGCATTGCGGATTTTCTGAGGAGAAATCGGGTCGAGAGCGTGATTCTGGCTTTGCCGTCGGACCTCAAATGTGGGGGAATTGCTGCACGGCTCGCCGGCACCAATGATATCATCTTCAGGCGAGGCCTCGCCCTGCCGACGAAAAACACCGTTTTCAACCGGTTTCTCTTCCGGCATGTCCTGACGAAGCTGCTCTGCAATTCGGAGCATACCCGGCACATGGTGCTTTCCGAAAACTCTGCCTTGGTTTCCGCCGACAGAACCTTTGTCGTACACAATGGATTGGATCTCCCGCAGTTCGATGCGTCTTCTGCCGAACCTCTGGTCCCCAAGCTTCCTCAGCGCGTCGTAATCGGGAGCGCGGGGAGACTGACGGCTCAGAAAGGACACCGCTATCTGTTGGAGGCCATTGCCATCCTGCGGGGGAGGGGGCTTGATTGCACCCTTCTTCTGGCCGGCATCGGCGAATTGGAACAGGAACTCAGGCAGCAAACCGCAGATCTCGGCCTGGGGGATTGTGTGCATTTTGTGGGTTTTGTCGACGAGATGAAGCGATTTTATTCCTCCATTGACATCTTTGCGTTGCCTTCCTTGTGGGAGGGATTCGGGTATGTTTTGACCGAGGCCATGAGCATGTGTCTGCCGGTTGTGGCTTTTGCGGTCAGCAACATCCCGGAGGTGGTCGTTGATAGGGAAACCGGTCTGCTTGTGCCCGGCGGGAGCGTTGCGGCTTTTGCCGACGCCCTGGAAGCTCTCGTGCTTGATCCTGACCTCAGAAATCGTTTAGGGCATGCGGGGAGGGCCAGGGTTGAGTCGCACTTTACCTTGGCAAAGACATTTGAAGAATTAGAGGACGTTTTGTCGGTGTAA
- a CDS encoding FAD-dependent oxidoreductase gives MAKSAHETEWFLPEDQRKALGEYLREFKETVPVHLFIKPGQNDAYADFARKLMQDLVRLTDKVTLHLHEDEAAANEKHGVTRFPTLLIDPERYSIRFTGAPAGEEGQAFLHALMMVSTRHSFLSEKSKELLGGLGEKRVVKVFVSPTCPYCPGQCVNAIKAAVERPDLIAVECVETGENPDYAEEYSVGSIPHTVYNENLSTVGLEPEPSFVAQLVTLQAAREHAHEAGEAAGQGVSYHDLVIIGSGPAGLTAGIYAKRAGLDAVVLEKGIVGGQVSITPEVENYPGFVNIGGKMLMDMIHEQAKQYVDVVTGQKVEEIKIGRNLEVYTQDRVYVADAVVYAAGASWKKLGVPGEDRFMSKGVSFCASCDGFMFKGKKVAVVGGGNTALTDALHLKNLGVDVMIVHRREGFRAEQHLVDSMLREEIPVRWNTVVEEIGGDKTLEYIAVRDVKTGDTERVKVDGVFLAIGIVPNVEAVSHLGLALEPGGYIRVDRMGRTSLSRLYAAGDITGGVQQIVTAVSEGASAAMAVFEDLTRRKAEQAARPK, from the coding sequence ATGGCCAAATCAGCACACGAAACCGAATGGTTCCTGCCCGAGGACCAGCGCAAGGCGCTCGGCGAATATCTGCGTGAATTCAAGGAGACCGTGCCCGTCCACCTTTTCATCAAGCCTGGTCAGAATGACGCCTACGCGGATTTTGCACGCAAGCTCATGCAGGACCTGGTCCGGCTGACGGACAAGGTCACCCTGCACCTGCACGAGGACGAGGCCGCGGCCAACGAGAAGCACGGCGTCACGCGCTTCCCGACCCTACTCATCGACCCGGAGCGCTATTCCATCCGCTTCACCGGGGCCCCGGCCGGCGAGGAGGGGCAGGCCTTCCTGCACGCCCTGATGATGGTCTCCACCAGGCACAGCTTCCTGTCGGAGAAATCGAAGGAGCTTCTGGGCGGACTGGGGGAGAAGCGGGTGGTCAAGGTCTTCGTCAGCCCGACCTGCCCCTACTGTCCGGGCCAGTGCGTCAACGCCATCAAGGCCGCCGTGGAGCGGCCCGACCTGATCGCCGTCGAATGCGTTGAGACGGGTGAAAACCCCGACTACGCCGAGGAATATTCCGTGGGCTCCATCCCGCATACGGTCTACAACGAAAATCTGTCCACCGTGGGCCTTGAGCCTGAGCCGTCCTTCGTGGCTCAACTCGTCACCCTGCAAGCCGCTCGTGAACACGCCCATGAGGCCGGCGAAGCCGCCGGGCAGGGCGTGAGCTACCACGACCTTGTCATCATCGGTTCGGGTCCGGCCGGGCTCACGGCCGGCATCTATGCCAAGCGCGCCGGGCTTGACGCCGTGGTCCTGGAGAAGGGCATCGTCGGCGGGCAGGTCAGCATCACGCCCGAGGTCGAGAACTATCCGGGCTTCGTCAACATCGGCGGAAAGATGCTCATGGACATGATCCATGAGCAGGCCAAGCAGTACGTCGATGTGGTCACGGGGCAGAAGGTCGAGGAGATCAAGATAGGCCGCAATCTCGAGGTCTATACCCAGGACAGGGTCTATGTGGCCGACGCGGTCGTCTACGCCGCCGGCGCGTCCTGGAAGAAGCTCGGCGTGCCCGGCGAGGATCGCTTCATGAGCAAGGGCGTGTCCTTTTGCGCGTCCTGCGACGGGTTCATGTTCAAGGGTAAAAAGGTGGCGGTGGTCGGCGGAGGCAACACGGCCCTGACCGACGCCCTGCACCTGAAGAACCTCGGGGTGGACGTGATGATCGTGCACCGCCGCGAGGGCTTCCGGGCCGAGCAGCATCTGGTGGATTCCATGCTGCGCGAGGAGATCCCGGTGCGCTGGAACACGGTGGTCGAGGAGATCGGCGGAGACAAGACGCTTGAGTACATCGCCGTGCGGGACGTGAAGACGGGCGACACGGAGCGCGTCAAGGTGGACGGCGTCTTCCTGGCCATCGGCATCGTGCCCAACGTCGAGGCCGTGTCCCACCTCGGCCTGGCCCTGGAGCCCGGCGGCTATATCCGGGTCGACAGGATGGGGCGAACCAGCCTGTCCCGGCTCTACGCGGCCGGAGACATAACCGGGGGCGTGCAGCAGATCGTGACCGCGGTCAGCGAAGGGGCCTCGGCGGCCATGGCCGTGTTCGAGGATCTGACCAGGCGCAAGGCCGAACAGGCCGCTCGCCCGAAATGA
- a CDS encoding PilZ domain-containing protein: MKRGNTADQRKKGRVPHQAVVRYSIGGHEEYQPARMFNFSSTGMYLELKFPPPKLGANLLIEVLEDGDDKMWGDENVPRRCYYAKVIWKKNLPEFDRHYGVGLRYLSMA; the protein is encoded by the coding sequence ATGAAACGCGGGAACACGGCCGATCAGCGGAAGAAGGGGCGGGTGCCGCATCAGGCGGTCGTGCGGTATTCCATCGGCGGCCATGAGGAATACCAGCCGGCCCGGATGTTCAACTTCAGCAGCACGGGAATGTACCTCGAACTCAAGTTCCCCCCGCCCAAACTCGGGGCGAACCTGCTCATCGAGGTCCTCGAAGACGGCGACGACAAAATGTGGGGCGACGAGAACGTCCCGCGAAGATGCTACTACGCCAAGGTCATCTGGAAAAAAAACCTGCCCGAATTCGACAGGCATTACGGCGTCGGGCTGCGCTACCTGTCCATGGCGTGA
- the tilS gene encoding tRNA lysidine(34) synthetase TilS has protein sequence MRLQDLPRSLARRCLGLPRFCRDSLGVEVRGKNLVVAYSTGLDSTALLHLLHLLSRPLGLTLTAAHAHHGLRPESDEELEHARATCSRLGVPLETARLDVPSAMRPGGPGLEECARNLRYAFLESVRAGRGADFVATAHHADDLAEDILMRLVRGTGWPGLGGMTGADSARRLLRPLLDWEKDELRSLLETLGAPWREDRSNDSADRTRNRIRSDVLPLLRRENPALSKTLRQVWTLARIDEDYWNERLAGLPARTGGLLESRFLEVHPAQRLRLYKHVLDGMGPGQALAAHLLLLDRAWEGGKLGRQIQFPGDKVACVESGGIRFSLRERI, from the coding sequence GTGCGTCTGCAGGACCTCCCCCGCTCCCTGGCCCGGCGCTGCCTGGGCCTTCCGCGCTTCTGCAGGGACAGCCTCGGCGTCGAGGTCCGGGGGAAGAACCTGGTCGTGGCCTATTCTACGGGCCTGGACTCCACGGCTCTCCTGCACCTCCTGCATCTGCTGTCCCGGCCCCTCGGGCTGACGCTCACGGCCGCCCACGCCCATCACGGCCTGCGCCCGGAATCCGACGAGGAACTCGAACACGCCCGAGCAACCTGTTCCAGGCTCGGCGTTCCGTTGGAGACGGCCCGACTGGATGTGCCCTCGGCCATGCGTCCCGGCGGACCCGGTCTGGAGGAATGCGCCCGCAACCTGCGCTACGCATTTCTGGAGTCGGTCCGGGCCGGACGCGGTGCGGATTTCGTGGCCACGGCCCACCATGCCGACGACCTGGCCGAGGACATCCTCATGCGCCTCGTGCGTGGCACGGGTTGGCCGGGGCTCGGCGGCATGACGGGCGCGGATTCGGCGCGCCGCCTTCTGCGGCCCCTGCTCGACTGGGAAAAAGACGAACTGCGGAGCCTCCTCGAAACCCTCGGGGCCCCATGGCGGGAAGACCGCAGCAATGACTCGGCGGACCGCACCCGCAACCGCATTCGAAGCGACGTCCTGCCCCTGCTGCGTCGGGAGAACCCCGCCCTGTCGAAGACGCTCCGGCAGGTCTGGACCCTGGCCCGCATCGACGAGGACTATTGGAACGAAAGGCTCGCGGGGCTGCCAGCCCGGACCGGCGGCCTCCTTGAATCCCGCTTTCTGGAAGTCCATCCGGCCCAGCGCCTGCGTCTCTACAAGCATGTCCTCGACGGCATGGGTCCGGGGCAGGCCCTGGCCGCCCATCTCCTTCTCCTGGACCGGGCCTGGGAGGGAGGAAAGCTGGGGCGACAGATTCAGTTCCCCGGCGACAAGGTCGCCTGCGTGGAGTCGGGCGGCATCCGCTTTTCCCTGCGCGAACGCATCTGA
- the hemA gene encoding glutamyl-tRNA reductase: protein MNQEIYLVGLNHKTAGVDIRERFALTDCDPAATGLVSDTGAVSEAMILSTCNRVEFLVVGDSAGDVRSKVLRFWADHCGQPQADLENHTYCHVGDKAVDHLFTVASSLDSMILGEPQILGQLKTAYRKAVENGAARVIVNRLLHKAFSVAKRVRTETAIASSAVSISYAAVELARKIFSDLTNHRALLIGAGEMAELAATHLLSAGVRDITVVNRTQARAVELAKQFNGRSMPFEELHQALLETDIVISSTGSPTAIIRAKDMKEVLRLRRNRPIFFIDIAVPRDIDPDINGLDNVYLYDIDDLKEVVEENLAGRQQEANKAHGIVAEEVGAFMRWRDGLALQPTIVALLDQGERIARKELRKSIKQLGPDPDPQMVAVLERLALSLCHKIYHEPISYLKRRSQEEGSAQRFIHNARRIFNLDGETVPAEAHLDRKGGGK, encoded by the coding sequence ATGAATCAGGAAATCTATCTCGTCGGACTCAATCACAAGACCGCTGGCGTGGACATCCGGGAGCGTTTCGCCCTGACCGACTGCGATCCTGCGGCCACTGGGCTGGTCAGTGACACGGGCGCCGTGTCCGAAGCCATGATCCTCTCGACCTGCAACCGCGTGGAGTTCCTCGTGGTCGGCGACAGCGCGGGCGACGTCCGCTCCAAGGTGCTGCGCTTCTGGGCCGACCACTGCGGACAGCCCCAGGCCGACCTGGAGAACCACACCTACTGCCACGTCGGCGACAAGGCCGTGGACCACCTCTTCACCGTGGCGTCGAGCCTGGATTCCATGATCTTGGGCGAACCGCAGATCCTGGGGCAGCTCAAGACCGCCTACCGCAAGGCCGTGGAAAACGGCGCGGCCAGGGTCATCGTCAACCGCCTCCTGCACAAGGCCTTTTCCGTGGCCAAGCGGGTCCGCACCGAGACGGCCATCGCCTCCAGCGCCGTGTCCATCAGCTACGCGGCCGTTGAGCTGGCCCGCAAGATATTCTCGGACCTGACCAACCACCGGGCCCTGCTGATCGGCGCCGGCGAGATGGCCGAGCTGGCCGCCACGCACCTGCTCTCGGCCGGCGTTCGCGACATCACCGTGGTCAACCGCACCCAGGCCCGCGCCGTGGAACTGGCCAAGCAGTTCAACGGCCGGTCCATGCCCTTCGAGGAACTGCACCAGGCTTTGCTTGAGACGGACATCGTCATCAGTTCCACGGGCTCGCCCACGGCCATCATCCGCGCCAAGGACATGAAGGAGGTCCTGCGCCTGCGCCGCAACCGGCCCATCTTCTTCATCGACATCGCCGTGCCCCGCGACATTGACCCGGACATCAACGGCCTCGACAACGTCTACCTCTACGACATCGACGACCTGAAGGAAGTGGTCGAGGAGAACCTGGCCGGTCGCCAGCAGGAGGCCAACAAGGCCCACGGCATCGTGGCCGAGGAGGTCGGGGCCTTCATGCGCTGGCGCGACGGGCTGGCCCTGCAGCCGACCATCGTCGCCCTGCTCGACCAGGGCGAGCGCATCGCCCGCAAGGAGCTGCGCAAGTCCATCAAGCAGCTCGGGCCCGACCCGGACCCGCAGATGGTGGCCGTCCTCGAACGACTGGCCCTGTCCCTGTGCCACAAGATCTACCACGAACCCATCAGCTACCTCAAACGCCGATCCCAGGAGGAAGGCTCGGCCCAGCGATTCATCCACAACGCCCGCCGCATCTTCAACCTGGACGGGGAAACCGTCCCCGCAGAGGCCCACCTGGACCGCAAGGGCGGCGGCAAATAA
- a CDS encoding cytochrome C assembly family protein, with amino-acid sequence MTASRLFDLLIALLYLTGSVSYPLGLVLRRPILKKTAVWTSVAAFALHTVDLGVRFIEIGAVNLQQGQFYMSLLAWFVVLIFFVLWRRLKHDFLAMITAPLALVLFSSSLAVRTQVLAVPEHFSALWFSLHVGTIFVSLGLITMAFGAGVAYLHLEKIIKTKAKMPGFSKDLPSLETFDRANHWAVSVGFPLYTISVMSGFLWASFTWKKIISWDPKELITIVIWIIFAVLFHQRTALGWRGRKPARMAIVLFALCLVSLVGVNFLLPTHHSFRP; translated from the coding sequence ATGACTGCATCCCGACTGTTTGACCTGCTCATTGCGCTCCTTTACCTGACCGGCTCCGTCAGCTACCCGCTGGGCTTGGTCCTGCGACGGCCGATCCTGAAGAAAACGGCCGTCTGGACCTCCGTGGCCGCCTTCGCCCTGCACACCGTGGACCTCGGGGTCCGTTTCATCGAGATCGGCGCCGTAAACCTTCAGCAAGGCCAGTTCTACATGAGCCTGCTGGCCTGGTTCGTGGTCCTCATCTTCTTCGTCCTGTGGCGGCGCCTCAAGCACGACTTCCTGGCCATGATCACCGCCCCCCTGGCCCTGGTCCTCTTTTCCTCGTCCCTGGCCGTGCGCACCCAGGTCCTGGCCGTGCCCGAGCATTTCAGCGCCCTGTGGTTCAGTCTGCACGTGGGCACCATCTTCGTCTCCCTGGGCCTCATCACCATGGCCTTCGGTGCCGGCGTGGCCTACCTGCACCTGGAAAAGATCATCAAGACCAAGGCCAAGATGCCCGGCTTCTCCAAGGACCTCCCATCCCTGGAAACCTTCGACCGCGCCAACCACTGGGCCGTGTCCGTCGGATTCCCGCTCTACACCATAAGCGTCATGTCCGGCTTCCTGTGGGCCTCCTTCACCTGGAAGAAGATCATCAGCTGGGACCCCAAGGAACTCATCACCATCGTCATCTGGATCATCTTCGCCGTGCTCTTCCACCAGCGCACGGCCCTGGGCTGGCGGGGCCGCAAGCCGGCCAGGATGGCCATCGTCCTCTTCGCGCTGTGTCTCGTGTCTCTGGTCGGGGTCAACTTCCTGCTGCCCACGCACCACAGTTTCCGCCCGTAA
- a CDS encoding precorrin-2 dehydrogenase/sirohydrochlorin ferrochelatase family protein — MRYYPLLLDLMGMRCLVVGGGEVGLRKVQGLLPCSPAAVTVVDPAEPGPELAALLASHGNLTYERRPFAESDAQGAQLVFACTSSREVNARVGEVCRQNGVLCNMTDAPEAGSFVLPASITRGDLTITVSTGGASPALSRVIRQDIEARYGEEYEALTRLLAVIRAAMLELSRPSNENREVFRALATSPLASLIKAEDRDACLELLRAVLPAPLHPRIGEWCDDCIPTV, encoded by the coding sequence ATGCGATATTACCCCCTGCTCCTCGATCTGATGGGAATGCGCTGTCTGGTGGTCGGCGGCGGCGAGGTGGGCCTGCGCAAGGTCCAGGGACTGTTGCCCTGCTCCCCGGCCGCCGTGACCGTCGTGGACCCGGCCGAACCCGGCCCCGAGCTGGCGGCCCTCCTTGCCAGCCACGGCAACTTGACGTATGAACGACGCCCCTTCGCCGAGTCGGACGCGCAGGGCGCGCAGCTCGTTTTCGCCTGCACCTCCAGCCGCGAAGTCAACGCCCGGGTCGGCGAGGTCTGCCGGCAAAACGGCGTGCTGTGCAACATGACAGACGCCCCAGAGGCGGGCAGCTTCGTCCTGCCGGCCAGCATCACGCGCGGGGACCTGACCATCACCGTGTCCACGGGCGGCGCGAGCCCGGCTCTGTCACGGGTCATCCGCCAGGATATCGAGGCCAGGTACGGAGAGGAGTACGAAGCCCTGACCAGGCTTCTGGCCGTCATCAGGGCGGCCATGCTGGAGCTGAGCCGCCCCAGCAACGAGAACCGGGAGGTTTTCAGGGCTCTGGCCACCTCCCCCCTGGCGTCGCTGATCAAGGCCGAGGACCGGGACGCATGCCTGGAACTGCTCCGGGCCGTGCTGCCCGCCCCCCTGCACCCCAGAATCGGAGAATGGTGCGATGACTGCATCCCGACTGTTTGA
- a CDS encoding glycosyltransferase family 9 protein produces MNPLDPGAPAGPDFLVIQLARFGDLIQTKRLVASLQSQGRVHLLVDRSLADLARLAFPGVTVHGLAAHGTHGPDILPRVHDDLEGLASTGFHRVYNLNFSGMNFALASMFPAHAVRGYRQEAGQRFMDAWPSQVMRWTRSRALTGLNLVDVWGLYADEPLPPDCVNPPARPRGGGLGVVMAGQNARRSLPAQVLAPLVQAAMGRAGKGAITLLGAGAERRVAKELTALLPGSLRGQVRDLVGRTDWRELVDVVGGLDLVLTPDTGTMHLAAHLGVPVMAFFLSSAWCHETGPYGLGHHVLQATTDCAPCLETAPCPHDIACRRVFSDPAVLRRVSGRTTGEMPGGCALMAGGFDGLGATFTAVAGDDAGAGRRRAFRAMAAACAGVPLPGAGERAADESWMMERDWMLPQTLRGRAHE; encoded by the coding sequence ATGAACCCGCTCGACCCGGGGGCTCCCGCCGGCCCCGACTTCCTCGTCATCCAGCTGGCCCGATTCGGGGACCTGATCCAGACCAAGCGGCTCGTGGCCTCGCTGCAGAGCCAAGGGCGGGTGCACCTGCTCGTGGATCGTTCCCTGGCCGATCTGGCCCGGCTGGCCTTCCCCGGCGTCACGGTCCACGGCCTGGCCGCCCACGGCACCCACGGGCCGGACATCCTGCCCCGGGTGCACGACGACCTGGAAGGACTTGCGTCCACCGGGTTCCACCGCGTCTACAACCTCAATTTCTCCGGCATGAACTTCGCCCTGGCGTCCATGTTCCCGGCCCACGCGGTGCGCGGCTACCGGCAGGAGGCGGGGCAGAGATTCATGGATGCCTGGCCTTCGCAGGTCATGCGCTGGACGCGGTCGCGGGCGCTGACCGGCCTCAATCTCGTGGACGTCTGGGGATTGTACGCCGATGAGCCCCTGCCGCCCGACTGCGTCAACCCTCCGGCCAGGCCGCGCGGCGGCGGGCTCGGCGTGGTCATGGCCGGGCAGAACGCCCGGCGCTCCCTGCCGGCGCAGGTGCTGGCGCCCCTGGTCCAGGCGGCCATGGGCCGCGCGGGAAAGGGGGCCATCACGCTGCTCGGGGCCGGGGCGGAACGGCGGGTAGCCAAAGAGCTGACGGCCCTGTTGCCGGGGTCCTTGCGCGGGCAGGTCCGGGACCTGGTGGGCAGGACGGACTGGCGCGAGCTTGTGGACGTAGTGGGCGGTCTGGACCTGGTCCTGACTCCCGACACGGGCACCATGCATTTGGCCGCCCATCTCGGCGTGCCCGTCATGGCCTTTTTTCTGTCCTCGGCCTGGTGCCACGAGACGGGCCCCTACGGTCTGGGGCACCATGTGCTGCAGGCCACGACCGACTGCGCCCCCTGCCTGGAGACGGCCCCGTGTCCCCACGACATCGCCTGCCGGCGGGTTTTTAGCGACCCCGCGGTCCTGCGCCGCGTCAGCGGACGGACAACGGGGGAGATGCCCGGCGGGTGCGCCCTCATGGCCGGCGGCTTCGACGGGCTGGGCGCGACCTTCACGGCCGTGGCCGGGGATGACGCCGGAGCGGGGCGGAGGCGGGCCTTCAGGGCCATGGCCGCGGCTTGCGCCGGGGTGCCGTTGCCCGGGGCCGGGGAACGCGCGGCGGATGAATCCTGGATGATGGAGAGGGACTGGATGCTGCCCCAAACACTGCGAGGTCGGGCCCATGAATGA